One window of Dyadobacter sandarakinus genomic DNA carries:
- a CDS encoding helix-turn-helix domain-containing protein, producing the protein MYTTEFKLRVVKAYHDKGLSLSQCCLTYKILSISTLFSWVRQYKQSGVNGLNNSPGRPRTITKKTTFKRTYGPLTRLEEFERENLYLRAENEILKKLEALAQQEQQEAAQGKKRDCL; encoded by the coding sequence TTGTACACGACAGAATTTAAGTTGCGGGTAGTAAAGGCTTATCATGACAAAGGGCTATCTTTGAGCCAATGCTGCCTTACATACAAAATACTCAGTATCAGTACGTTGTTTAGCTGGGTCAGACAATACAAGCAGTCTGGTGTAAATGGTTTGAACAATTCTCCTGGCCGGCCCCGCACAATAACAAAGAAAACCACATTCAAAAGAACCTACGGCCCTCTTACCCGCCTGGAAGAGTTTGAAAGGGAGAATTTGTACCTGCGTGCGGAGAATGAAATTCTAAAAAAGCTGGAAGCCTTAGCCCAGCAGGAGCAGCAAGAAGCAGCGCAAGGAAAAAAGCGTGATTGCTTATGA
- a CDS encoding IS3 family transposase: MLKAAFRKLDPETELILHSDQGWQYQMKAYQRMLADKGITQSMSRKGNCLDNAVIENFFGTIKSELFYLKQYRSVQELKTEIKQYIHYYNHDRIRLNLNRMSPVQYRTHHTNR, translated from the coding sequence ATGCTCAAAGCCGCGTTCAGGAAATTAGATCCAGAAACAGAGCTGATACTGCACTCAGACCAGGGTTGGCAATACCAAATGAAGGCTTACCAACGTATGCTGGCCGACAAAGGGATTACACAAAGCATGTCCAGAAAAGGCAACTGCCTGGATAATGCTGTAATCGAAAACTTTTTTGGCACTATCAAGTCCGAGTTGTTTTATCTCAAACAGTACCGCTCAGTGCAGGAGTTGAAAACAGAAATAAAACAATACATCCATTATTACAACCACGACAGGATCAGGCTTAATCTAAACAGAATGAGCCCGGTACAATACCGGACTCATCACACTAATCGTTAA
- a CDS encoding IS3 family transposase encodes MLQILKIPRSSFYYHLQTKSVPGKHEDAKRQSRTIRTIYHQHKGRLGYRRITLAMKNTGTCINHKTVLKLMKQSGLRPLIRTRKYCSYKGKTGRVAPNVLKRAFHSQRPGQKWATNVIEFKVKDQKLYLSPIIGLFNGEIVSYNLSQSPTSSRWPICSKPRSGN; translated from the coding sequence TTGTTGCAAATCCTGAAAATCCCCAGGAGCAGCTTCTACTATCACCTGCAAACCAAGTCGGTGCCCGGCAAGCATGAGGATGCAAAACGTCAGAGCAGAACGATAAGAACGATATACCACCAGCACAAAGGCAGGCTGGGCTATCGCAGGATTACCCTGGCCATGAAAAATACAGGCACCTGCATCAACCACAAAACGGTTTTGAAGCTGATGAAGCAGTCAGGGCTGCGCCCACTAATACGCACCAGGAAGTATTGTTCTTACAAAGGAAAGACGGGCAGGGTTGCACCCAATGTTCTGAAAAGGGCTTTTCACTCCCAGCGTCCCGGCCAGAAATGGGCAACAAATGTAATAGAGTTCAAGGTCAAAGACCAGAAGCTGTATTTATCGCCCATTATAGGCCTTTTTAATGGAGAGATTGTTAGTTATAACCTCTCACAATCCCCAACTTCAAGCAGGTGGCCGATATGCTCAAAGCCGCGTTCAGGAAATTAG